From Streptosporangium album, the proteins below share one genomic window:
- a CDS encoding DoxX family protein: MPPIGTAAAIGLTLFFVCAVYTHLLARDYSPQFGLAAGFLLLVVATLVLDLAA; this comes from the coding sequence GTGCCGCCGATCGGGACGGCCGCCGCGATCGGCCTCACCCTGTTCTTCGTCTGTGCCGTTTACACCCACCTGCTCGCCCGCGACTACTCGCCGCAGTTCGGCCTGGCGGCCGGGTTCCTCCTGCTGGTCGTGGCCACCCTGGTGTTGGACCTGGCCGCCTGA